The sequence TCAAGTTCGCGATTGTGGGCGCGACCACATTCGTCATCGACTCCGCGGTGTTCTACACGCTCAAGCTGACCGTGCTGGAGCCCAAACCCGTCACGGCGAAGATCATCGCGGGCATCGTCGCGGTGATAGCGTCCTACATCCTCAACCGCGAATGGAGCTTCCGCGACCGGGGCGGCCGAGAACGCCACCACGAGGCGCTGATGTTCTTCGGAGTCAGCGGCGTCGGAGTGGTGCTGAGCATGGCGCCGCTGTGGTTCTCCAGTTACGTGCTGATGCTGCGGGTGCCCGAGGTCAGCCTGACCGTGGAGAACATCGCCGACTTCGTCTCCGCCTACATCATCGGCAACCTGTTGCAGATGGCGTTCCGGTTCTGGGCGTTCCGGCGCTGGGTCTTTCCTGACGAGTTCGGTCGCAACCCCGACAAGGCCATCGAATCGGCCCTCACCGACGGCGGGATCGCAGAGGCGCTGGAGGACCACGCGGAACACGTGCGCGGCATCGGCTCTGCGGCTGGCTCCCTCAACGGTTCTGCTACCGGCGCTGCTACCGGCAACGTCACCCCGTTGCGCCGCCCCAACCGGCGCGCCAGGCGGCTGGATCAGCTCGGCGACTCCTCCGAGCCCAGCGTGTCGAAGACTTCGTGATACAGCAGCGAGTGCACTCGTTCCACTCGCGGGATGTCGTAGAACTCCAGCGGATCCTGCGACGCTGACTCGATGATCAGCGTGCCGGTGCGCAGCATCCGGTCGACCAGCCCGTGCCGGAACTCGACGCTGTTGACCCGGGCCAGCGGG comes from Mycolicibacterium pulveris and encodes:
- a CDS encoding GtrA family protein → MSFTDATIARLPRPIRPYLERHHELIKFAIVGATTFVIDSAVFYTLKLTVLEPKPVTAKIIAGIVAVIASYILNREWSFRDRGGRERHHEALMFFGVSGVGVVLSMAPLWFSSYVLMLRVPEVSLTVENIADFVSAYIIGNLLQMAFRFWAFRRWVFPDEFGRNPDKAIESALTDGGIAEALEDHAEHVRGIGSAAGSLNGSATGAATGNVTPLRRPNRRARRLDQLGDSSEPSVSKTS